A region from the Bradyrhizobium erythrophlei genome encodes:
- a CDS encoding sensor histidine kinase, protein MTMAVTARKKSGSEKLIFKVRPRLLTLLGDQLIKDANLAVFELVKNAYDADATVCAVTLEHPTDQSKARITVEDDGVGMDEETLRDVWMMIATDFRALQRKEDRRTKKFNRFPLGEKGLGRLSAHKLGRSIKLITRRRGGEELVLDFDWDKIESAEDLESAGIELEVRDPKTFTGNGHGTCFEITRLRETWSRGQARRLHRAVNSLCSPFKGPEDFEVMLSIPGHEEWLKNLFTAEDANKCALYHIRGSFEAKSGTFDYTFTPPPGHSKQLTKATEKGKEVALQKKVENSRKSEALDLSKHKIGKVSFDFWLFDRDPAVLGDVTDDVRGLKDYLDENGGIRIYRDGIRVYDFGEPGNDWLNLDLRRVNTPTARTSNNQILGALWLDATKSGDLREKTNREGFIENDAFEDFRAAVISMLTQVEAEKTKDQRRLREVLGKGTGKRVFAKLAEVREVLERKGVLAEVEPRLREAEKEMEIYRDQLLHAAVPGLSIGMMLHGAEKILDELRAATNKGASAEKIKGLVEQLYRAMRPVTNLLKNPTPGKTSASVLIKEAIFSAEFRLKRHHIILINGMDKGCLDFRVEGSKQMLIASINNLIDNSIHWLETRDPKQKYIYIGTTKEIEEGPAIVVGDNGPGFGKDDPEDLTAPFFTRRAGGMGLGLYIVSEVMRVNRGRIVFPSDGDVELPDQISGAVVALQFLETP, encoded by the coding sequence ATGACCATGGCCGTTACGGCGCGAAAGAAATCCGGCAGTGAAAAACTGATCTTCAAGGTGCGGCCGCGCCTGCTCACCCTTCTTGGCGATCAGCTTATCAAGGACGCCAATCTCGCGGTCTTTGAACTTGTCAAAAACGCATATGATGCGGACGCCACAGTTTGCGCTGTCACGCTTGAACATCCCACCGATCAGTCAAAGGCGCGTATCACCGTTGAAGATGACGGTGTCGGGATGGACGAAGAAACGTTGCGCGACGTATGGATGATGATCGCCACTGACTTCCGCGCCTTGCAGCGTAAGGAGGATAGGCGGACGAAGAAATTCAATCGCTTTCCGCTCGGGGAAAAGGGTCTTGGGCGGCTTTCGGCGCACAAGCTGGGGCGTTCGATCAAGCTGATCACACGCAGACGCGGGGGCGAAGAACTCGTTCTTGATTTTGATTGGGACAAGATCGAGAGCGCGGAAGACCTGGAAAGCGCCGGTATTGAGCTGGAGGTCCGCGACCCGAAGACATTTACCGGCAACGGGCACGGTACGTGTTTTGAAATAACACGGTTGAGAGAGACCTGGAGCCGCGGCCAGGCACGACGCCTTCACCGCGCGGTCAACAGCCTTTGTTCACCTTTTAAGGGACCCGAAGATTTTGAAGTCATGCTGTCCATCCCCGGTCACGAGGAATGGCTCAAGAATCTTTTTACCGCCGAGGATGCCAACAAGTGCGCCCTCTATCACATACGGGGATCGTTCGAGGCAAAGTCCGGAACGTTTGACTACACATTCACACCTCCACCCGGCCATTCAAAGCAGCTCACGAAAGCGACAGAAAAGGGGAAGGAGGTCGCACTTCAGAAGAAAGTTGAGAACAGCAGAAAGAGCGAAGCGCTCGACCTTTCAAAGCACAAGATCGGCAAAGTGAGTTTCGACTTCTGGCTCTTTGACCGCGATCCCGCGGTGCTGGGCGATGTGACTGATGACGTGAGAGGCCTCAAAGACTACCTCGATGAAAACGGCGGCATCCGGATTTATCGCGACGGCATCCGCGTCTATGACTTTGGAGAACCTGGAAATGACTGGCTCAACCTCGACCTCCGACGCGTCAACACCCCGACCGCACGCACCAGCAACAATCAGATTCTAGGCGCATTATGGCTTGATGCGACCAAAAGCGGTGATCTGCGGGAAAAAACTAACCGCGAGGGTTTCATCGAGAATGACGCCTTTGAGGATTTCCGCGCGGCGGTCATAAGCATGCTGACCCAGGTCGAGGCGGAGAAGACCAAAGACCAACGAAGGTTGCGCGAAGTTCTGGGAAAAGGCACGGGAAAGCGGGTTTTCGCAAAACTGGCAGAGGTCCGCGAAGTGCTGGAGCGGAAGGGCGTCCTGGCGGAGGTCGAGCCGAGGCTTCGGGAAGCGGAAAAAGAGATGGAAATCTACCGCGACCAGCTTTTGCACGCAGCCGTTCCAGGCCTCTCAATCGGTATGATGCTGCACGGCGCAGAAAAGATTTTGGACGAGTTGCGGGCCGCAACGAACAAAGGTGCCAGCGCTGAGAAGATAAAGGGGCTCGTGGAACAGCTCTATCGCGCCATGCGTCCGGTTACAAATCTTCTCAAGAACCCGACCCCAGGAAAGACCTCGGCCAGTGTCCTGATCAAGGAGGCGATCTTCAGCGCGGAGTTTCGGCTGAAACGGCACCACATCATCCTGATAAACGGCATGGACAAGGGCTGTCTCGATTTTAGAGTCGAGGGCTCCAAACAGATGCTGATTGCATCGATCAACAACCTGATCGACAACAGCATTCATTGGCTGGAAACAAGAGACCCGAAGCAAAAGTACATCTACATCGGTACGACAAAAGAAATTGAAGAGGGGCCCGCTATTGTCGTTGGGGACAACGGACCGGGATTTGGAAAGGACGACCCCGAAGACCTGACAGCGCCTTTCTTTACACGCCGTGCAGGCGGTATGGGTTTAGGTTTGTATATTGTGAGCGAAGTGATGCGCGTGAATAGAGGACGGATCGTTTTTCCCAGCGACGGCGATGTCGAGCTTCCCGATCAGATCAGCGGAGCAGTCGTCGCCCTTCAATTTCTGGAAACACCATGA
- a CDS encoding SMP-30/gluconolactonase/LRE family protein, whose translation MTSPKPNTVHDGGRYFEGPRWHAGRLWFVDCMARTLLSLAPSGECEQHAKFDDDTPCGLGVLPDGSIIVLTMSRKRLLAYSEGKLSLYADLSGIATGTIDDMIVDGLGRAYVGDLGFDLPPPPDRGAVGRLLLVMPDGAARVVADGLRFPNGIAVSADNNRLVVAEMDGDGLAEYDIAADGGLNFRRRFGTMKSPDGICLDQKQAVWVASFDEDAFIRLDREGRELQRIEIPGRRALACVLGGPERRTLFCLSAATSYEELRQRKSSSRIDVVEVEVAGAGNP comes from the coding sequence ATGACCTCACCCAAGCCAAATACCGTACACGACGGCGGACGTTATTTCGAAGGTCCGCGCTGGCACGCGGGCCGGCTCTGGTTCGTCGACTGCATGGCGCGGACGCTGCTGAGCCTCGCGCCGTCAGGCGAATGCGAGCAGCACGCGAAATTCGACGACGACACGCCGTGCGGCCTCGGCGTCCTGCCGGACGGCAGCATCATCGTGCTGACCATGTCTAGGAAGCGCCTGCTGGCTTACAGCGAAGGCAAGCTCTCACTCTACGCCGACCTGTCAGGGATCGCGACGGGTACCATCGACGACATGATCGTCGATGGCCTCGGCCGCGCCTATGTCGGAGATCTCGGTTTCGATTTACCGCCGCCGCCGGATCGGGGCGCAGTCGGTCGCCTCCTTCTGGTGATGCCCGACGGCGCGGCCCGCGTCGTCGCGGATGGATTGCGGTTTCCCAACGGCATTGCGGTTTCGGCGGACAACAACCGGCTGGTCGTGGCCGAAATGGATGGCGATGGCCTGGCCGAGTATGACATTGCGGCCGACGGCGGCCTGAATTTTCGCCGCCGCTTCGGAACCATGAAATCGCCCGACGGCATTTGCCTCGATCAGAAGCAGGCCGTTTGGGTCGCCTCCTTCGACGAAGACGCCTTCATCCGGCTGGACCGCGAGGGGCGCGAATTGCAGCGCATCGAAATACCCGGCCGCCGCGCCCTCGCCTGCGTGCTCGGCGGCCCCGAGCGGCGGACGCTGTTTTGCCTCAGCGCCGCGACGTCGTACGAAGAACTGCGGCAACGGAAGTCATCGTCGCGTATTGATGTGGTCGAGGTGGAAGTGGCCGGTGCGGGAAATCCGTGA
- a CDS encoding zinc-binding dehydrogenase — protein sequence MKAYVYGANGAAIADVAKPAPKGTQVLVKVHACGLNRADLGMTKGHVHGSAGGVGTVLGMEWAGEVAELGPDAKGVKVGDKVMGSGAAAFAEYTLADHGRLFRSPSNMNFEEAATLPVALATMHNAVVTNGALQAGQSVLIQGASSGVGLMAMQIAKFKGAKLVIGSSTDAMRRGRLKEFGADLAVDSSDPGWVEQVLKATGGEGVDLIVDQVSGKVANQNLAATRIKGRIVNVGRLGGTHGDFNFDLHAARRINYIGVTFRTRTIEEIREIFDEVRKDIWGAVESRKLQLPIDKVFAFDDICRAFEHMEANKHLGKIVVTL from the coding sequence ATGAAAGCCTATGTCTACGGCGCCAACGGCGCCGCCATCGCCGACGTTGCAAAACCCGCGCCGAAGGGCACCCAGGTGCTGGTCAAGGTGCACGCCTGCGGCCTCAACCGCGCCGACCTCGGCATGACCAAGGGCCATGTGCACGGCAGCGCCGGCGGCGTCGGCACCGTGCTCGGGATGGAATGGGCCGGCGAAGTCGCCGAACTCGGCCCCGACGCCAAAGGCGTCAAGGTCGGCGACAAGGTCATGGGCTCCGGCGCCGCTGCGTTCGCGGAGTACACGCTGGCCGATCACGGCCGGCTGTTTCGTTCCCCCTCGAACATGAATTTCGAGGAGGCGGCCACCCTCCCCGTGGCGCTCGCGACCATGCACAACGCCGTCGTCACCAATGGCGCGCTGCAGGCGGGCCAGTCGGTGCTGATCCAGGGCGCGAGCTCCGGCGTCGGCCTGATGGCGATGCAGATCGCGAAGTTCAAGGGCGCAAAACTCGTGATCGGATCCTCGACCGACGCGATGCGCCGCGGCCGCCTGAAGGAATTCGGCGCCGATCTGGCGGTGGATTCCTCCGATCCCGGCTGGGTCGAACAGGTGCTGAAGGCCACGGGAGGCGAAGGCGTCGACCTGATCGTCGACCAGGTCTCCGGCAAGGTCGCCAACCAGAACCTCGCCGCCACCCGGATAAAGGGCCGCATCGTCAATGTCGGCCGGCTCGGCGGCACCCATGGCGATTTCAATTTCGACCTGCACGCCGCGCGCCGCATCAATTATATCGGCGTCACCTTCCGCACCCGCACCATCGAGGAGATCCGCGAGATCTTCGACGAGGTGCGGAAGGATATCTGGGGGGCGGTCGAATCGCGCAAACTGCAATTGCCGATCGACAAGGTGTTCGCCTTTGACGACATCTGCAGGGCGTTCGAGCACATGGAAGCCAACAAGCATCTCGGCAAGATCGTGGTGACGCTGTAG
- a CDS encoding NAD(P)H-dependent flavin oxidoreductase: MIKTRFTELVGVEHPIVQGGMQWVGRAELVAAVANAGALGFITALTQPTPEDLTKEIARCRGITDKPFGVNLTILPSIKPPPYAEYRQAIIESGIKIVETAGNKPQEHVTEFKKHGVIIVHKCTSVRHALSAERMGVDAISIDGFECAGHPGEDDTPGLILIPVAADKVKIPMIASGGFGDGRGLVAALALGAEGINMGTRFMCTKESPIHQLVKERIVANDERETELIFRTMRNTSRVARNAISSKVVAMEREGAKFEDVRELVAGARGKMVYASGDADEGIWSAGQVQGLIHDIPSCAELVSRIMREAETIIRSRLEGMMSGAQREAAE, translated from the coding sequence ATGATCAAGACGCGGTTTACTGAACTGGTCGGCGTCGAGCACCCGATCGTGCAGGGCGGCATGCAGTGGGTCGGCCGGGCCGAACTGGTCGCAGCCGTTGCCAATGCCGGCGCGCTCGGCTTCATCACCGCGCTGACGCAGCCGACGCCGGAGGATCTGACAAAAGAAATCGCGCGCTGCCGCGGCATCACCGACAAGCCGTTCGGCGTGAACCTCACCATTCTTCCCTCGATCAAGCCGCCGCCTTACGCGGAATATCGCCAGGCGATCATCGAGAGCGGCATCAAGATCGTCGAGACCGCCGGCAACAAGCCGCAGGAACACGTCACCGAGTTCAAGAAGCACGGCGTCATCATCGTGCACAAATGCACCAGCGTCCGCCACGCCCTGTCGGCGGAGCGCATGGGGGTCGACGCGATCTCGATCGACGGCTTCGAGTGCGCCGGCCATCCCGGCGAGGACGATACACCCGGCCTGATCCTGATTCCGGTCGCCGCCGACAAGGTGAAGATCCCGATGATCGCCTCCGGCGGTTTTGGCGACGGCCGCGGCCTGGTTGCCGCATTGGCGCTTGGCGCCGAGGGCATCAACATGGGCACGCGCTTCATGTGCACCAAGGAGAGCCCGATCCACCAGCTCGTCAAGGAACGCATCGTCGCCAATGACGAGCGCGAGACCGAGCTGATCTTCCGCACCATGCGCAACACCTCCCGCGTCGCCAGGAATGCCATCAGCAGCAAGGTGGTCGCGATGGAAAGGGAAGGCGCGAAATTCGAGGACGTCCGCGAACTCGTGGCCGGCGCGCGCGGCAAGATGGTCTATGCGTCAGGCGATGCCGATGAAGGCATCTGGTCCGCTGGGCAAGTGCAGGGCCTGATCCACGATATCCCCTCCTGCGCCGAACTGGTGTCGCGCATCATGCGCGAGGCGGAAACCATCATTCGCAGCCGGCTCGAAGGCATGATGTCCGGCGCCCAGCGTGAAGCCGCCGAATAA
- a CDS encoding CBS domain-containing protein, whose amino-acid sequence MQVGDILRKKTARVATIRMNETVGIAAQLMRASNISALVVKDVVRTEGNTAVGMFTERDVVRAIAEHGAAGVNLKVSQLISVQQLVSCKSIDTVEHVRHLMNRHHIRHLPVIDNYSLIGVISMRDISSAFDDETTAATRSVA is encoded by the coding sequence ATGCAAGTTGGAGACATTCTGCGCAAGAAAACTGCCCGCGTTGCGACGATTAGAATGAACGAGACGGTCGGCATTGCGGCTCAATTGATGCGCGCCAGCAATATCAGCGCGCTCGTGGTCAAGGACGTGGTGCGGACCGAAGGCAACACCGCGGTTGGCATGTTCACCGAACGCGACGTGGTGCGCGCCATTGCCGAGCATGGCGCCGCCGGCGTCAATCTGAAGGTCTCGCAATTGATCTCGGTGCAGCAGCTGGTGTCCTGCAAGTCGATCGATACGGTCGAGCATGTGCGCCACCTGATGAACCGGCACCACATCCGCCATCTGCCGGTGATCGACAATTACAGCCTGATCGGCGTCATCAGCATGCGCGACATTTCGAGCGCGTTCGATGACGAGACCACCGCCGCGACGCGATCCGTCGCCTGA
- the oxlT gene encoding oxalate/formate MFS antiporter — protein sequence MTNAATAQVQAPSNGYRWMQLIIGVVCMGMIANLQYGWTYFVSPMAKAHSWDVGSIQVAFSIFVALETWLTPLQGWIVDTLGPNRGPKLMVAAGGVFVALGWLINAWAGSLEMLYVGAIVSGIGAGGIYATCVGNAVKWFPDRRGLAVGLTAAGFGAGAAVTVIPIQMMIASIGYSDTFFWFALGQGGIIFVLAWLLRSPQPGEVPSGSAVKVLQSRNSSTPGQMLASPIFWLLYVMFVLVSASGLMVAAQIALIAKDYGVSQTVILFGASTLIVAGVIDNLANGGARPFFGWVSDQIGREYTMAIAFTAGGIAYWLLGTAGTTPWTFVICAALIFFTWGEIFSLFPSTCTDMFGPKYATTNTSLLYTAKGLSAFVVPLANLLKAYTGNWYAVFAVAAVMNFIVVAMALFVVRPMRISISASENKAAVEHAHPAE from the coding sequence ATGACCAACGCAGCCACCGCGCAAGTTCAGGCACCATCCAACGGCTACCGCTGGATGCAACTCATCATCGGCGTCGTTTGCATGGGGATGATCGCCAATCTCCAGTACGGCTGGACTTACTTCGTCAGCCCAATGGCCAAGGCCCATTCCTGGGACGTCGGCAGCATCCAGGTCGCGTTCAGCATCTTCGTTGCGCTGGAAACCTGGCTCACCCCGCTTCAGGGATGGATCGTCGATACGCTCGGTCCGAACCGCGGCCCGAAACTGATGGTTGCCGCGGGCGGCGTTTTCGTCGCACTCGGCTGGCTCATCAATGCCTGGGCGGGATCGCTGGAGATGCTGTATGTCGGCGCAATCGTGTCGGGCATCGGCGCCGGCGGCATCTATGCGACATGCGTCGGCAATGCCGTGAAATGGTTTCCCGATCGCCGCGGTCTCGCGGTCGGCCTGACGGCGGCCGGATTTGGCGCCGGCGCCGCCGTCACCGTTATCCCGATCCAGATGATGATCGCCTCGATCGGATATTCGGACACCTTCTTCTGGTTCGCGCTCGGCCAGGGCGGCATCATCTTCGTGCTGGCATGGCTGCTGCGCTCGCCGCAGCCCGGCGAGGTTCCGAGCGGATCCGCCGTCAAGGTGCTGCAATCGAGGAACTCGAGCACGCCGGGCCAGATGCTCGCGTCCCCGATCTTCTGGCTGCTTTACGTCATGTTCGTGCTGGTGTCCGCCTCGGGCCTGATGGTGGCGGCGCAGATCGCGCTGATCGCCAAGGACTACGGCGTCTCGCAGACCGTGATCCTGTTCGGCGCCTCCACGCTGATCGTGGCCGGCGTGATCGACAACCTCGCCAACGGCGGCGCGCGGCCGTTCTTCGGCTGGGTGTCGGATCAGATCGGGCGCGAATACACCATGGCGATCGCCTTCACCGCCGGCGGCATCGCCTACTGGCTGTTGGGAACGGCGGGCACGACGCCATGGACCTTCGTGATCTGCGCGGCGCTTATCTTCTTCACCTGGGGCGAGATCTTCAGCCTGTTTCCGTCGACCTGCACCGACATGTTCGGTCCGAAATACGCCACCACCAACACCAGCCTGCTCTATACCGCCAAGGGACTGTCGGCCTTCGTGGTGCCGCTGGCCAACCTTCTCAAGGCCTACACCGGCAACTGGTATGCGGTGTTCGCGGTTGCCGCGGTGATGAACTTCATCGTGGTCGCGATGGCGCTGTTCGTGGTGCGGCCGATGCGAATCTCGATCAGCGCGTCGGAGAACAAGGCCGCGGTCGAGCACGCCCACCCGGCGGAGTGA
- the frc gene encoding formyl-CoA transferase: MTKALNGVRILDFTHVQSGPTCTQLLAWFGADVIKVERPGVGDITRGQLQDIPNVDSLYFTMLNHNKRSITLDTKNPKGKEVLTALIKTCDVLVENFGPGVLDRMGFPWEKIQSINPKMIVASIKGFGPGPYEDCKVYENVAQCTGGAASTTGFRDGLPLVTGAQIGDSGTGLHLALGIVTALYQRTVTGRGQKVTAAMQDGVLNLARVKLRDQQRLAHGPLKEYSQYGEGIPFGDAVPRAGNDSGGGQPGRILKCKGWETDPNAYIYFITQAPVWEKICDVIGEPGWKTHPDYAKPPARLSRLNEIFGRIEQWTMTKTKFEAMEILNRDDIPCGPILSMKEIIEDESLRATGTVVEVDHPTRGKYFSVGNPIKMSDSPSDVLRSPLLGEHTDEILRQVLGFSDHQVAEIHDSGALDPPRKQAAE; encoded by the coding sequence ATGACCAAGGCGCTGAACGGCGTTCGAATTCTCGATTTCACCCACGTCCAGTCGGGACCGACCTGCACCCAATTGCTGGCATGGTTCGGCGCCGACGTGATCAAGGTCGAGCGCCCCGGCGTCGGCGACATCACGCGGGGTCAGCTGCAGGACATCCCGAATGTCGACAGCCTGTATTTCACCATGCTCAACCACAACAAGCGCTCGATCACGCTCGACACCAAGAACCCCAAGGGCAAGGAAGTCCTGACCGCGCTGATCAAGACCTGCGACGTGCTGGTGGAGAATTTCGGGCCCGGCGTGCTCGACCGCATGGGATTTCCCTGGGAAAAGATCCAGAGCATCAATCCGAAGATGATCGTGGCCTCGATCAAGGGTTTCGGCCCCGGCCCCTACGAAGACTGCAAGGTCTATGAGAACGTCGCGCAGTGCACCGGCGGCGCGGCGTCGACCACGGGCTTTCGCGATGGACTGCCGCTGGTCACCGGCGCGCAGATCGGCGACAGCGGCACCGGCCTGCATCTGGCGCTCGGCATCGTCACCGCGCTCTACCAGCGCACCGTGACCGGACGCGGCCAGAAGGTCACCGCCGCGATGCAGGACGGGGTCTTGAATCTCGCGCGTGTAAAGCTGCGCGATCAGCAGCGCCTCGCCCACGGCCCGCTCAAGGAATACAGCCAGTATGGCGAGGGTATTCCGTTCGGCGACGCGGTGCCGCGCGCCGGCAATGATTCCGGCGGCGGCCAGCCGGGCCGCATTCTCAAGTGCAAGGGCTGGGAGACCGATCCCAACGCCTACATCTACTTCATCACCCAGGCCCCGGTCTGGGAGAAGATCTGCGACGTGATCGGCGAGCCCGGCTGGAAGACCCATCCCGACTACGCCAAGCCGCCTGCCCGGCTGTCGCGCCTCAACGAGATCTTCGGGCGCATCGAGCAGTGGACCATGACCAAGACCAAGTTCGAGGCGATGGAGATCCTCAACAGGGACGACATCCCCTGCGGCCCAATCCTGTCGATGAAGGAGATCATCGAGGACGAGTCGCTGCGCGCCACCGGCACCGTGGTCGAGGTCGACCACCCCACCCGCGGCAAGTATTTTTCGGTCGGCAATCCGATCAAGATGTCCGACAGCCCCTCCGACGTGTTGCGCTCGCCGCTGCTGGGCGAACATACCGACGAGATCCTGCGCCAGGTGCTGGGCTTCAGCGATCATCAGGTCGCCGAGATCCACGATTCCGGCGCACTCGACCCGCCGCGCAAACAGGCGGCCGAATAA
- the oxc gene encoding oxalyl-CoA decarboxylase: MLNTATKTEAADAPQELTDGFHLVIDALKLNGLNTVYGVPGIPITDLGRMMQAEGLRVLSFRHEQNAGYAAAIAGFLTKKPGICLTVSAPGFLNGLTALAHATTNCFPMILVSGSSEREIVDLQQGDYEEMDQLAVAKPLCKAAFRVLHAADIGIAFARAIRAAVSGRPGGVYLDLPAKLFGQVMNADAGRKSLVKVIDAAPAQIPAPSAVKRALDVLKSAKRPLIILGKGAAYAQADDAIKSFVEKSGAPFLPMSMAKGLLPDLHPQCAGAARSTVLKDADVVMLIGARLNWLLSHGKGKTWGEAPKKFIQVDIEPKEMDSNVEIAAPLVGDIGSCVAALLDAMGGNWPAPPADWLNSVKAKRDDNVAKMAPRLMNNNSPMDYHGALGVLRTIVKERPDAILVNEGANTLDLARGVIDMHQPRKRLDVGTWGVMGIGMGTAIAAAVETGKPVLCVEGDSAFGFSGMEVETICRYDLPICIVIFNNNGIYRGTDVNSAGSDPAPTVFVKGSRYDKMMEAFGGVGVNATSPDELKRAVNAAMDSGKPTLINAVIDPAAGSESGRIGNLNPQSVLKKK, encoded by the coding sequence ATGCTGAACACTGCGACCAAGACCGAGGCGGCCGACGCCCCGCAGGAGCTGACGGACGGCTTTCATCTCGTCATCGACGCGCTCAAGCTCAACGGCCTCAACACGGTCTACGGCGTGCCCGGCATCCCCATCACCGACCTCGGCCGCATGATGCAGGCCGAAGGCCTCCGCGTGCTGTCGTTCCGCCACGAGCAGAACGCCGGCTATGCCGCGGCGATCGCCGGTTTCCTCACCAAGAAGCCCGGCATCTGCCTCACCGTCTCCGCGCCCGGCTTCCTGAACGGCCTGACCGCGCTCGCCCACGCCACCACCAACTGCTTCCCGATGATCCTGGTCTCCGGCTCCTCCGAGCGCGAGATCGTCGACCTGCAGCAGGGCGACTATGAGGAGATGGATCAACTCGCAGTGGCAAAACCGCTCTGCAAGGCCGCGTTCCGCGTGCTGCACGCCGCCGATATCGGCATCGCTTTCGCCCGCGCGATCCGCGCCGCCGTCTCGGGGCGCCCTGGCGGCGTCTATCTCGATCTGCCGGCCAAATTGTTCGGGCAGGTGATGAACGCCGACGCCGGCAGGAAATCGCTGGTCAAGGTGATCGACGCCGCACCGGCACAGATCCCCGCCCCCAGCGCCGTCAAGCGCGCGCTCGACGTGCTGAAAAGCGCAAAACGCCCGCTGATCATTCTCGGCAAGGGCGCGGCCTACGCGCAGGCCGACGACGCTATCAAGAGTTTCGTCGAAAAGAGCGGCGCGCCGTTCCTCCCCATGAGCATGGCCAAGGGGCTGTTGCCCGACCTGCATCCGCAATGCGCCGGTGCTGCGCGTTCGACCGTGCTGAAGGACGCCGATGTCGTGATGCTGATCGGCGCGCGGCTCAACTGGCTGTTGTCGCACGGCAAGGGCAAGACCTGGGGCGAAGCGCCGAAGAAATTCATCCAGGTCGACATCGAGCCGAAGGAAATGGACAGCAATGTCGAGATCGCGGCGCCCCTGGTCGGCGACATCGGCTCCTGCGTCGCCGCCCTCCTGGATGCCATGGGCGGCAACTGGCCGGCGCCGCCGGCCGACTGGCTCAATTCCGTCAAGGCCAAGCGCGACGACAACGTCGCGAAGATGGCGCCGCGACTAATGAACAACAACTCGCCGATGGATTATCACGGCGCGCTCGGCGTCCTGCGCACCATCGTCAAGGAACGGCCCGACGCCATCCTGGTCAACGAGGGCGCCAACACGCTCGACCTCGCCCGCGGCGTCATCGACATGCACCAGCCGCGCAAGCGGCTCGACGTCGGCACCTGGGGCGTGATGGGGATCGGCATGGGAACCGCGATCGCGGCAGCGGTGGAAACCGGCAAGCCGGTGCTCTGCGTCGAGGGCGACAGCGCGTTCGGATTTTCCGGCATGGAGGTCGAGACCATCTGCCGCTACGATCTGCCGATCTGCATCGTCATCTTCAACAACAACGGCATCTATCGCGGCACCGACGTCAATTCGGCGGGTTCCGATCCGGCGCCCACCGTGTTCGTGAAGGGGTCGCGCTACGACAAGATGATGGAAGCCTTCGGCGGCGTCGGCGTCAACGCGACCTCGCCGGATGAACTGAAGCGCGCGGTCAACGCGGCGATGGATTCCGGCAAGCCGACGCTGATCAACGCGGTGATCGACCCGGCGGCCGGTTCCGAGAGCGGCCGCATCGGCAACCTCAACCCGCAAAGCGTTCTGAAGAAGAAGTGA
- a CDS encoding GntR family transcriptional regulator yields MAEAEIAIVRIAPETSFKNKAYEALKEAILKMDIYATPEPVMLDERALSERLGVSRTPIREAIAMLEQDGFVKTVPRRGIVVVRRTKTEIVDMIRAWAALESMAARLITTTARKKDISALRDFFKNFGKDRLPQDHVEEYSKANIAFHQALISLSESPVLVDMTNDILLHVRGYRQLTIGRVDRTAVSLPEHLAIIEALEERDTELAEKRARDHTLGLAAYVEAHGQELF; encoded by the coding sequence ATGGCCGAGGCAGAAATTGCAATCGTCCGGATTGCCCCAGAGACGAGCTTCAAGAACAAGGCGTATGAGGCCTTGAAGGAAGCCATTCTCAAGATGGACATCTACGCCACGCCGGAACCGGTGATGCTGGACGAGCGCGCACTGTCCGAGCGCCTCGGCGTCAGCCGCACCCCGATCCGCGAGGCGATCGCGATGCTGGAGCAGGACGGCTTCGTCAAGACCGTGCCACGCCGCGGCATCGTCGTCGTGCGCCGCACCAAGACCGAGATCGTCGACATGATCCGCGCTTGGGCTGCCCTCGAGAGCATGGCCGCCCGCCTGATCACCACCACCGCGCGCAAGAAGGACATTTCGGCGCTGCGCGACTTCTTCAAGAATTTCGGCAAGGACCGCCTGCCGCAGGATCACGTCGAGGAATATTCGAAGGCCAATATCGCCTTCCATCAGGCCCTGATCTCGCTTTCGGAGTCACCGGTGCTGGTCGACATGACCAACGACATCCTGCTGCATGTGCGCGGCTACCGGCAATTGACCATCGGACGGGTCGACCGCACCGCGGTATCGCTGCCCGAGCATCTGGCCATCATCGAGGCGCTCGAGGAGCGTGACACCGAGCTCGCCGAAAAGCGCGCGCGCGATCACACCCTTGGCCTCGCCGCTTATGTCGAGGCCCACGGGCAGGAATTGTTTTAA